In Longimicrobiaceae bacterium, the genomic stretch GCCGCCCGGCAGCGCCACCCGGCCGACCACCGACCGCGTCCGCGAGGCATGGATGAGCGCCGTCGCCGACCGGATCCCCGGCGCGCGCGTGCTCGACCTGTTCGCGGGCTCCGGAGCGCTGGGCCTGGAGGCACTCTCCCGTGGGGCGGAGCACGCGGTCTTCGTCGAGAACGCCCCGGGGGCGCTCCGGGCGCTCCGGGCCAACCTGGACGCCCTGGGCGCCGGGCCGCGCGCCGACGTGGCCCGGCTGGACGCCATGCGCTTCGTCGGCGGGCTGGGGGCGGGGGCCTTCGACCTCGCCTTCGCCGACCCGCCATACGGCCGGGGCCTGGCCGCCGCGCTGCTGGAGCGCTTCGCGGAGGTCCCGTTCGCCGGCCTCCTCTGCGTGGAGCACGCCCGCGGCGACGCCC encodes the following:
- the rsmD gene encoding 16S rRNA (guanine(966)-N(2))-methyltransferase RsmD gives rise to the protein MRIVAGEWGGRRITAPPGSATRPTTDRVREAWMSAVADRIPGARVLDLFAGSGALGLEALSRGAEHAVFVENAPGALRALRANLDALGAGPRADVARLDAMRFVGGLGAGAFDLAFADPPYGRGLAAALLERFAEVPFAGLLCVEHARGDALPDLPGARTRRYGDTSLTFVPASD